Proteins encoded within one genomic window of Trichoderma asperellum chromosome 2, complete sequence:
- a CDS encoding uncharacterized protein (EggNog:ENOG41), giving the protein MWLFSRRGAHRIEPRLLGPSTPGELKNPRCVSRIAFQSYYKQTVLQLLQPSISPAVGAEALALSPRTALLNSWIPLDVGNSILTLLAPFRKAIGPSLRLLHTSSESPPAIMSSLSPDQIEGGASQASTEGTDKGVLSSLNLNFFKNLSDKKVTRTGNPPKRRGPKPDSKPALTRRQELNRQAQRTHRERKELYIKALEDEVIRLKEVFSTISLDKQKLYDENKQLKEVLAQRGIQLPKLSGVDDSGISATQAMSVSASGNSFATGSQSGFSPADMSQSTGMSMSPENRQPSPTGNGVDLEQAGIDFVLTYENSSSKAYLSPPPQ; this is encoded by the exons ATGTGGCTTT TTAGCCGTAGAGGGGCCCATCGGAT CGAACCCCGTCTTTTAGGGCCCTCGACGCCCGGAGAGCTCAAGAACCCCCGCTGTGTCTCGCGCATTGCATTTCAGTCCTATTA TAAGCAGACAGtgctgcagctcctccaacCTAGCATCTCTCCTGCAGTGGGTGCGGAAGCTCTCGCCCTATCACCACGAACGGCGCTGCTTA ACTCCTGGATCCCCCTTGACG TCGGCAACAGTATTTTAACACTTCTCGCGCCCTTCCGCAAGGCCATTGGGCCTTCTCTACGTTTACTTCATACATCGTCCGAATCACCGCCGGCCATCATGTCATCGTTATCTCCCGATCAAATCGAGGGAGGCGCCTCTCAGGCCTCGACAGAAGGCACTGACAAGGGTGTCCTCTCTTCCCTGAACCTCAATTTTTTCAAGAACCTATCGGACAAAAAGGTCACCCGCA CTGGTAATCCCCCCAAGCGCCGCGGACCAAAGCCAGACAGCAAACCTGCCCTGACTAGGCGACAAGAACTCAACCGGCAAGCTCAACG AACCCACCGCGAGAGAAAGGAGCTATACATCAAAGCGCTAGAAGATGAAGTCATTAGGTTGAAAGAAGTCTTTAGCACAATCTCTCTGGACAAGCAGAAGCTGTACGATGAGAACAAGCAACTCAAAGAGGTCCTAGCCCAGAGGGGTATTCAGCTCCCAAAGCTGAGCGGTGTAGATGATTCGGGCATCAGTGCTACTCAGGCGATGAGTGTAAGTGCCTCGGGCAACAGCTTTGCGACCGGCTCCCAGAGTGGCTTCTCGCCTGCCGACATGTCGCAATCAACCGGCATGTCAATGTCACCGGAGAACCGCCAGCCGTCACCTACTGGAAATGGGGTTGATCTTGAGCAGGCTGGTATTGACTTCGTCTTAACGTACGAGAACTCCTCCTCGAAGGCATATCTTTCACCTCCCCCGCAGTGA
- a CDS encoding uncharacterized protein (EggNog:ENOG41) gives MLTVATFVEGSCRLEKPCMAHMPFLVDRASDADGAPCGHALMASCPPAPFQELTPDTPFGSKHTHDHGGEFETQGTWELTKADLTTLLDLSKQLNLDGEITPVMAWRMVTSHSRFNELAPCDLEKLSEELLRKVRCYGFGAVMEEFELRDALENIFSGRPEAMVF, from the exons ATGCTAACGGTTGCGACTTTTGTCGAGGGATCTTGTAGGCTCGAAAAACCTTGCATGGCACATATGCCATTCCTGGTTGACAGAGCGAGCGACGCTGACGGCGCGCCGTGTGGTCACGCCTTGATGGCGTCTTGCCCTCCTGCGCCGTTTCAAGAGCTGACCCCAGACACCCCTTTCGGCAGTAAACATACGCACGACCACGGCGGAGAGTTTGAAACACAGGGTACATGGGAGCTCACCAAAGCCGACCTAACCACGCTCCTAGACCTCAGCAAACAGCTCAACTTAGATGGCGAGATTACTCCGGTCATGGCATGGAGAATGGTTACGTCGCATTCCAGGTTCAACGAATTGGCTCCGTGCGATTTGGAAAAGCTTTCAGAGGAGTTATTGCGGAAAGTCAGGTGTTATGG GTTTGGCGCTGTCATGGAGGAGTTTGAATTGCGGGATGCGCTAGAGAATATTTTCTCTGGTCGCCCAGAAGCAATGGTCTTTTGA
- a CDS encoding uncharacterized protein (EggNog:ENOG41), translated as MSTPIGEERYSSQDTGNKPVADPNLQLAPRSVDPMEKHRAIIAIPESSRPLGDSVPRASAVLANQTPLPSFDVAHHGWDASNVSTAKCDLCHKQRCGTLQKCRVCKLSICQECCVAGRLQNDRRHAIDATAVSWDVPPNTRKRKNRAQGNSHDSPTAVKRRRVANSTKRGHEQWAAGDSTETSISSTADNSPAARYTPVPEIEIKEQISGIEYDHGSPMEPQLSAVPASHYSSACCTQYADSVSSKYPAQDARGKVSPGQRRRPLIEESGNSHGRDWLPHDNRTYPVAFNPNLISGYPVSTTSRPSQDSTSRPTLPPISFLAPEKHWHHHHRQQQPTEVLRTSLDFVGRLQDLRHHQKQPANTREMWPQSDYVSSLGIRLADAARMKQMSSSPSIPLDRCLRDEIQNEWNSHSFVATDRDAGRRYRHILAAAYFASTCLGLSPQLNAAREWLREKECDLREMGYEPTGSMPLMNFLQEIGVWYLRQVQR; from the coding sequence AACCTGCAGCTTGCCCCCCGCTCCGTCGACCCTATGGAGAAGCACCGTGCAATCATCGCCATCCCTGAGTCGTCTAGGCCACTCGGAGATTCCGTGCCAAGAGCCAGCGCCGTCTTGGCCAACCAAACTCCTCTGCCAAGTTTTGACGTTGCTCATCACGGATGGGACGCCTCTAACGTATCCACCGCCAAGTGCGACCTCTGTCATAAACAGCGCTGCGGGACTCTCCAAAAGTGCCGTGTCTGCAAACTGTCAATTTGCCAAGAATGCTGCGTCGCTGGCCGCTTGCAAAACGACCGGAGGCACGCAATAGATGCTACAGCCGTCAGTTGGGATGTTCCGCCAAACACTCGTAAACGAAAGAATCGAGCTCAGGGAAACAGTCATGATTCGCCAACTGCCGTTAAGCGACGGAGAGTTGCGAATAGCACAAAACGCGGGCATGAGCAATGGGCCGCCGGAGACTCGACGGAGACTTCCATCTCTTCAACTGCGGACAATAGTCCAGCAGCCAGATATACCCCGGTTCCCGAAATAGAGATTAAAGAGCAAATCTCAGGTATAGAATACGACCACGGTAGTCCGATGGAGCCGCAACTCTCCGCAGTACCAGCATCACACTACTCTTCTGCCTGCTGCACTCAATATGCGGACTCAGTCTCGTCAAAGTACCCTGCTCAAGATGCGCGAGGCAAAGTCAGTCCAGGCCAAAGGAGGCGTCCGCTCATCGAAGAGTCTGGAAACAGCCATGGCCGAGATTGGCTTCCTCACGACAATAGGACTTATCCCGTAGCGTTCAATCCAAACCTGATATCTGGGTACCCCGTCTCTACAACGAGCAGACCTTCTCAAGATTCTACGTCTCGGCCCACTCTTCCTCcaatctccttcttggcTCCGGAAAAgcattggcatcatcatcatcgtcaacagCAGCCTACAGAGGTTCTCCGCACAAGTTTGGACTTTGTTGGTCGGTTGCAAGACCTTCGACACCATCAAAAGCAACCTGCTAATACAAGAGAAATGTGGCCGCAGTCCGATTATGTCAGTTCCCTGGGAATTAGGCTTGCTGACGCAGCTCGCATGAAGCAAATGTCCAGCTCTCCCTCGATACCATTAGATAGATGCCTCCGCGACGAGATTCAGAACGAGTGGAATTCCCATTCGTTTGTAGCTACAGATCGTGATGCTGGTCGCCGGTATCGGCATATTCTTGCGGCTGCGTACTTTGCCAGTACTTGCCTCGGCCTCTCGCCGCAGCTCAACGCCGCTCGAGAATGGCTGCGTGAGAAAGAATGCGATTTGCGCGAGATGGGCTATGAGCCTACGGGATCGATGCCGCTCATGAATTTTCTCCAAGAGATTGGAGTTTGGTATCTGCGACAAGTTCAACGGTAG